Genomic window (Streptosporangium brasiliense):
CAAGGGCCACGACTTCGACCTCGCCGAGATTCAGGCGAAATGGCCGCCGATCGAGCGTCCCGTGGTCCGGGTCCACGCCGAGACCGGGCGCAAGGCGCTGTTCGTCAACCGCTCCTCCACCACCCGGCTGGTGCAGCTCTCCGACCGGGAGAACGAGGCGCTGCTGCCGTATCTGATCGACCACATCCGCTCGCCCGAGTACCAGGTCCGGCTCAACTGGCGGCCGGGCACCCTGGCCTTCTGGGACAACCGCAGCACCCAGCACTACGCGGTGGCCGACTACACCGAGCGCCGCCGTATGCACCGGGTGACCATCAACGCCTTCCCGGAGCACCTGGACCGCTGACCGGCCCACCGGCGGGGGCGCGGGGCCGGCCGACGGGCGGGCGCCGGCGCGTGATCCGGTACGGCCCGCGGGCCGTACCGGAGTGAACCCGCGGGCCGTACCGGAGTGAAACAGTCACCGGGACCTGGTACCAATGACCGGTGAGCGAAGAGCAGATGCTGCGCGAAGAGGCCGAGGGGCGGCTGCGGGCGCTGGCGGGCGAGCACGCCCGGCTGCGCGAGGACCAGTGGGCGGCCATCAAGGCGCTGGTCATGGACCGCCGCAGGGTGCTCGTGGTGCAGCGGACCGGCTGGGGCAAGTCAGCGGTCTACTTCATCGCCACCGCGCTCCTGCGCGAGCTGGGCGAGGGGCCGACCGTCATCGTGTCGCCGCTGCTGGCGCTGATGCGCAACCAGATCGCCGCCGCCGAGCGGGCCGGGATCAACGCGGTCACGATCAACTCGGCCAACCCCGAGGAGTGGGAGCAGGTCTACGGCCAGGTCGCCGAGGGCATGGTCGACGTGCTGCTGGTCAGCCCCGAGCGGCTCAACAACCCCGACTTCCGCGACCAGGTCCTGCCCGAGCTGGCCGAGAGCGCGGGCCTGGTCGTGGTCGACGAGGCGCACTGCATCTCCGACTGGGGCCACGACTTCCGCCCCGACTACCGGCGGCTGCGCACCATGTTCGAGGAGCTGCCCGAGGGCGTGCCGATCCTGGCCACCACCGCCACGGCCAACGCCCGGGTCACCCGCGACGTCGCCGAGCAGATGGGCGAGGAGACGCTCGTCCTGCGCGGGGCGCTGGAGCGCGAGAGCCTCCATCTGGGGGTCGTCCGGCTGCGCGGCGCCGAGCAGCGCCTGGCCTGGCTCGCCCGGACCCTGCACGAGCTGCCCGGCTCCGGGATCGTCTACACCCTCACCGTCGCCGCCGCCCAGGAGATCGCCGCCTATCTGCGCGAGCAGGGGCACGAGGTGGCGGCCTACTCCGGGCAGACCGAGCAGGCCGAGCGGCTCGCCGCCGAGCAGGCCCTGCTCGACAACAAGATCAAGGCGTTGGTCGCCACCTCCGCGCTGGGCATGGGATACGACAAGCCCGATCTCGGCTTCGTCGTCCACGTCGGCGCGCCGCCGTCGCCCGTGGCCTACTACCAGCAGGTCGGCCGGGCGGGGCGCGGGGTCGAGCGGGCCGAGGTGATCCTGCTGCCCGGCGCCGAAGACAGGGAGATCTGGGCCTACTTCGCCTCGCTGGCCTTCCCGCCCGAGCCGGTCGTGCGGACCGTGCTCGCCGCCCTCGAAGAGGGGGGCGTGCTGTCCACGGCCGCGCTGGAGAACAGGGTGGACCTCAGCCGCACCCGGCTGGAGACCATGCTCAAGGTGCTCGACGTGGACGGCGCGGTGCGCCGGGTCAAGGGCGGCTGGGAGGCCACCGGCGAGACCTGGGGCTACGACGCCGACCGCTACGCCCGGGTCGCCGCCGAGCGCGAGGCCGAGCAGCGGGCCATGCTCGACTACCTCGACACCACCGAGTGCCGGGAGATGTTCCTGCGCCGGCGCCTGGACGACGACACCGCCGCCCCGTGCGGGCGCTGCGACAACTGTACGGGCGCGCACCGCTCGCCCGAGGTCGAGGCGCGGGCGGTGGAGCACGCCGCCGAGAGCCTGCGGCGGCCCGGGGTGGAGATCGAGGCGCGCAGGCAGTGGCCGACCGGGCTGACCGACCTCAAGGGCCGGATCAAGCCCGAGCTGGGCGCCGAGCCCGGCCGCGCCCTGGGGCGGCTGACCGACATCGGCTGGGGCAACCGCCTGCGCGGCCTCCTCGCCGACGGCGCCCCCGACGGCCCGGTCCCCGACGACGTCTTCGCCGCGATGGTCAAGGTGCTGTCGTCGTGGGAGTGGGCCCAGCGTCCGGTCGCGGTGGTCGCGATGCCCTCCGCCGCCCGTCCCAAGCTGGTCCGCAGCCTGGCCGAGCGGCTGGCCCAGGTCGGCCGCCTGTCCTATCTGGGCGACCTCGGATACCGCTCGGGCCCGCCCGGCCGCCAGTTCAACAGCGCGCAGCGGGTCCAGGCCGTCCGCGGCACGCTCGCCATGCCCTCGGCGCTCGGCGCCGCCGTCGCCGGGGCGGGCGGCCCGGTCCTGCTGGTCGACGACCGCGTCGACACCGGCTGGAGCATGACGCTCGGCGCCGCCATGATCCGTCACGCCGGGGCCCCCGCGGTGCTGCCGCTCGCCCTCGCGGTGACGAGCTAGGCGGGCTGTCAGGCCAGGCCAGGTCAGGCCGGTGACGCGGCCGGCGGGTGGGAGACCTCCGAGCGCGGCGCGTCACCGGTCCACAGCGGTCACAGCCACCCCCGCCGCCTGAACATCACGTAGAGCACGGCGGATCCCAGCACCATCAGGACCAGTGCCAACGGGTAGCCGGCGATCCAGTGCAGCTCCGGCATGTGGACGAAGTTCATGCCGTACACGGTGCCGACGAGAGTGGGGGCGAAGAAGATCGCCGCCCACGCGGAGATCTTCTTGATCTCTTCGTTCTGGGTGTAGCTGGCCTCGGTCAGGCGCTTGACCTCAGCGTTCTGCGCCTGGCCGACCAGCGCGGCCTTGATGGTGAGGGTGGTCTGGTAGAACTCGATCACCCCTTGGAGATACTCCCTCTCGCCGTCGGCCAGGGTGCGGATCCGGTCGAACTGGTCGGCGACGTCGACCACCAGCCGCCGCCCCTCGGGGGAGACACGGGTGAGGTTGGTCATCCTCCCGTAGATCGCGCCGCCCAGCGCGCCCATGGTGCGTACGGCGAGCAGGCCGTGGCGGGCCCGGAACAGCTCGTTGAGGAACTCCTCGGGATCGCCGACCTGTCCGCCCGTGACCCGCTGCTCCAGCCGCCACACGTCGCTCGTCACCGTCTCCACGTACTCCTCCTGATTGCGGATCAGGGCGGAGACGATCGCGTACGACAGTTCGGACGGCGTGGCGGGGCGCAGGCGCCCCGCCACGATCCGGGTGAGCACCGCGCGGGTCTCACGCAGGGCGATCCCCGGGTCGACCGCCGGGTTGATCGGTCCGTGGACGGTCACCACGTAGTTCCGGCCGATGAACTGGTCGAGCTCGATGTAGTGCACGTGGCCGCGCTCGCCCCGGGCGGGGGCGTGCAGGACGACGAACGCGTGGTCCGGGTAGGCGTGCACCTTGGGCACCCGGTTACGCCCGACGCAGTCCCGGACCGCCATCGGATGGAAGCCGAACACCTCCGACAGCACGTGCGCGGCCTCCTGGTCACAGCCGGGGATGTCCACCCAGACCAGGACGTCCTCACGGTCGAGCAGCGCCGCCAGTTCTTCGACGGGACGTTCCTCGACCCCCTCGTTGCCGACCAGGCGAACGTCCATCCTGCTCACATCCCTCACCGATGCCGGCGCGGGCCGGTCGGACCGGCGCCGCGGGCTGACTGCGTCTCGACTCCGATCGTGTCAAGAGCCGCCGGCGCCCCTGCGACCAGGGACTTCACATCGGTGTCCGGCCTTCGCGGGTGGCCCGGCGCCTGCCCTGCCGAGACAGGACGGCTCCCGCCACGGCGGGCCGTACGGGGTCAGAGGCGGGGGCGGGCGCCCAGGTGGGAGATGGCCCTGGAGGCCAGGCGGCAGCCGGAGGCGAGGGCGTCGGCGGGGGGCTTGCCCTCCAGCCAGGCCGGCAGGAATCCGGCGGTGAAGGCGTCACCGGCGCCGGTGCCGTCGACCACGCGCTCCACGGTCTCGGCGGGCACCTTGACCGGCTCGGTGCGGCTGTTGGTGTACCACAGCGCGCCCTCGTCGTTGAGCTTGACCACGACCTGGGGGAACCAGGCGGTGAGCACCTTCGCGGCGGCGGCGGGCTCGTCACGGCCGGTCAGCACCTTGGCCTGGTCGGCGTTGGCGAACAGCAGCTTGGCGTTCTGGGTCCATTCGAGGAACGGCTCGGCCCCGGTCCGCTCCAGGGGGGCGGAGGAGGAGCAGTCGACCGAGACGGACATCCCGGCGCGGCGGGCCATCTCCAGGGAGGCGAGGCCGGCCTCGCGGGAGCCCTCGTTGATCAGGGTGTAGCCCGACAGGTGCAGGTGGCCGCCCTGGGCGAACAGGTCGCGGGGCAGGTCCTCGGGCGACAGGGCGGCGTTCGCCCCCGGGTCGGAGAGCATGGTGCGCTCGCCCTTGTGCGTGACGAGCACCACACAGGTGCCGGTCGGCCGCTCGGGGTCCATGACGAGGCGGGCGTCGACGCCGTAGCCCATCAGCTCCATGTCGCGGTTACGTCCGGTGATGTCGGCGCCGCGACGCCCGATGAAGGCCACCTCGGCGCCCTCGACGGCGAGCCAGGAGGCGATGTTGGCGCCCGAGCCCCCGCCGTGCATGGTGACGACCGCCGGTGTGTCGCTGGCCCTGGCCAACGGGTAGCGAGCCCGTGCGACCGCGTCGGTCATGAGATCGCCCACCACGACCACCCGCGTCATGATGTCACCACCTTGCTGCCTTCGATGCCGACGTGCCTCTAGCCGCGAAAAACTTAACAGCTTCAGGCCAGCGTATGGGGTCCGGACCGGACACGGGACCGTAGTCGATGCACAAGCGTTGTGGGAACATGCCCGGCTTGTCCGTCATGTGGGATCCACGTTTACTCTCGGGAGTGTGGAGGTTTCTCAGTATCCCGCTCACTGGGAGGCGGATGTCGTCCTGTCGGACGGCGGTACCGCCCATGTGCGCCCGATCCGGCCCGCCGACGCCGACCGGTTGCGCTCCTTCTACTCCAGGCTGTCCGAGGAGTCGATCTATTTCCGGTTCTTCGGCCCCCGGCCCCGGCTGTCGGACCGTGAGATCACCTGGTTCACCAACGTCGACTACGTGGACCGCGTCGCGCTGATCGCGACGATCGGCACGGAGATGGTGGCGGTGATCCGCTATGACCGGATCGGGCCGGGAGAGGCCGAGGTCGCCTTCCTCGTCGAGGACGCCCACCAGGGGCGGGGGGTCGCCTCGGTGCTGCTGGAGCATCTGGCCGCGACCGCCCGGGAGCGGGGGATCGCCCGCTTCGTCGCCGACGTGCTGCCCGCCAACCAGAAGATGATGGCGGTGCTCAAGCAGGTGGGCTACACCGCGCAGAGCCGCTTCGCCGACGGCGTGGTCCGGATGACCCTCGACCTCACCCCGACCGAGACCGCCCAGGAGGTGACCGCCTCCCGCGAGCACCGGGCCGAGTCCCGCTCGATCGAGCGGCTGCTCTCCCCGGGTTCGGTGGCGGTCGTCGGCGCGGGCCGCGAGCCGGGCGGCGTCGGCCAGACCGTTCTGCGCAACCTGCTCGGCGCGGACTTCACCGGCCCGGTCTACCCGGTGCACCGCGAGGCGCGGGCCGTCGCCGGGGTGCGGGCCTACCCGAGCGTGACGGCCATCGACGGAGAGGTCGACCTCGCCGTGCTGGCCGTACCCGCCGACGGGGTGATCGAGGTGGTGAAGGAGTGCGCGGAGAAAGGCGTGCGCGGGCTGATCGTGGTCTCCTCCGGGTTCGGCGAGACCGGCCCCGAGGGACGGGCCAGGCAGGATGAGCTGGTCCGCATCGCCCGCGCCTACGGCCTGCGCGTCGTCGGCCCCAACTGCCTCGGCGTCGCCAACACCGATCCGGCGGTCCGGCTGAACGCCACGCTCGCCGCGACCATCCCCGGGCGGGGCCGGGTCGGGTTCTTCAGCCAGTCCGGTGCCCTGGGCACCGCCCTGCTGCAGCGGGTGGCCCAGCGCGGCATGGGCATCTCCTCGTTCGTGTCGGCGGGCAACCGCGCCGACGTCTCGGGCAACGACCTGCTCCAATACTGGGAGGAGGACCCGCAGACCGACGTGATCCTGCTCTACCTGGAGTCGCTGGGAAACCCCCGCAAGTTCGCCCGCCTGGCCAGGCGGATCTCCCGGCGCAAGCCGATCGTGGTGGTCAAGAGCGGCGGCACCACCCAGGGCGTGCCCACCGGCCACGCCGCGCCCGTGCTCGGCCTGCCCGACACCGTGTTGAGCTCGCTGTTCGAGCAGGCCGGGGTGGTCCGGGTCGACGACCTGATCCAGCAGTTCGACGTGGCGCAGCTCCTGGCCTACCAGCCGCTGCCCGCGGGGCCCCGGGTCGGCCTGGTGAGCAACTCCGACGCGCTGGCGCTGCTCGCGGCCGACGCCTGCGTGCGTGCCGGGCTGGAGCCCGGGACGCCGGTCAACCTCGGCGCGCGGGCGGGGGCCGCCGAGTTCGGCACGGCCCTGGCCTCGCTGATCCCGGACGTGGACGCGGTGGTCGCGATCTACATGCCGCCCATCCCCGGAGGGGCCGACGAGGTCGCCGCCGAGCTGCTGCGGGTCTCCCGCGACTGCGGCAAGCCGGTGCTGGCCACCTTCGAGGGCAGGATCGGCATGCTGCCGGAGCTGCGGGTCGGCGCCGTCCCCGAGCGCGGGTCGATCCCGTCCTACCCGGCGCCGGAGGAGGCGGTCCGCGCGCTGGCCCATGTCGTACGGCACGCGCACTGGCTCAAGCAGCCCGCCGGTCTCCAGGAGGAGATCGAGGGCGTCGACACCGCCGCGGCACGGC
Coding sequences:
- a CDS encoding bifunctional acetate--CoA ligase family protein/GNAT family N-acetyltransferase, whose product is MEVSQYPAHWEADVVLSDGGTAHVRPIRPADADRLRSFYSRLSEESIYFRFFGPRPRLSDREITWFTNVDYVDRVALIATIGTEMVAVIRYDRIGPGEAEVAFLVEDAHQGRGVASVLLEHLAATARERGIARFVADVLPANQKMMAVLKQVGYTAQSRFADGVVRMTLDLTPTETAQEVTASREHRAESRSIERLLSPGSVAVVGAGREPGGVGQTVLRNLLGADFTGPVYPVHREARAVAGVRAYPSVTAIDGEVDLAVLAVPADGVIEVVKECAEKGVRGLIVVSSGFGETGPEGRARQDELVRIARAYGLRVVGPNCLGVANTDPAVRLNATLAATIPGRGRVGFFSQSGALGTALLQRVAQRGMGISSFVSAGNRADVSGNDLLQYWEEDPQTDVILLYLESLGNPRKFARLARRISRRKPIVVVKSGGTTQGVPTGHAAPVLGLPDTVLSSLFEQAGVVRVDDLIQQFDVAQLLAYQPLPAGPRVGLVSNSDALALLAADACVRAGLEPGTPVNLGARAGAAEFGTALASLIPDVDAVVAIYMPPIPGGADEVAAELLRVSRDCGKPVLATFEGRIGMLPELRVGAVPERGSIPSYPAPEEAVRALAHVVRHAHWLKQPAGLQEEIEGVDTAAARRLVLSGLGEEPAEIEASELLACYGLTVWPAEVVGSPEEAVEAAGRLGWPVVLKAADPEAAKRAGTVRLGLTGPDGVREAFAGLREQLGSDAVLAVQRMVPQPAVPTVVGVVEDSAFGSVVSFGLGEVTARLLRDEVYRLAPLTREDAAALVRSPRAAPLLFGEYGYPPVAVEALEDLLVRVGRLADDLPEVARLDLDPVLVGESEVIVLGARAVLSSPVGPRLDGGPRRLG
- a CDS encoding RecQ family ATP-dependent DNA helicase — protein: MLREEAEGRLRALAGEHARLREDQWAAIKALVMDRRRVLVVQRTGWGKSAVYFIATALLRELGEGPTVIVSPLLALMRNQIAAAERAGINAVTINSANPEEWEQVYGQVAEGMVDVLLVSPERLNNPDFRDQVLPELAESAGLVVVDEAHCISDWGHDFRPDYRRLRTMFEELPEGVPILATTATANARVTRDVAEQMGEETLVLRGALERESLHLGVVRLRGAEQRLAWLARTLHELPGSGIVYTLTVAAAQEIAAYLREQGHEVAAYSGQTEQAERLAAEQALLDNKIKALVATSALGMGYDKPDLGFVVHVGAPPSPVAYYQQVGRAGRGVERAEVILLPGAEDREIWAYFASLAFPPEPVVRTVLAALEEGGVLSTAALENRVDLSRTRLETMLKVLDVDGAVRRVKGGWEATGETWGYDADRYARVAAEREAEQRAMLDYLDTTECREMFLRRRLDDDTAAPCGRCDNCTGAHRSPEVEARAVEHAAESLRRPGVEIEARRQWPTGLTDLKGRIKPELGAEPGRALGRLTDIGWGNRLRGLLADGAPDGPVPDDVFAAMVKVLSSWEWAQRPVAVVAMPSAARPKLVRSLAERLAQVGRLSYLGDLGYRSGPPGRQFNSAQRVQAVRGTLAMPSALGAAVAGAGGPVLLVDDRVDTGWSMTLGAAMIRHAGAPAVLPLALAVTS
- a CDS encoding magnesium transporter CorA family protein: MDVRLVGNEGVEERPVEELAALLDREDVLVWVDIPGCDQEAAHVLSEVFGFHPMAVRDCVGRNRVPKVHAYPDHAFVVLHAPARGERGHVHYIELDQFIGRNYVVTVHGPINPAVDPGIALRETRAVLTRIVAGRLRPATPSELSYAIVSALIRNQEEYVETVTSDVWRLEQRVTGGQVGDPEEFLNELFRARHGLLAVRTMGALGGAIYGRMTNLTRVSPEGRRLVVDVADQFDRIRTLADGEREYLQGVIEFYQTTLTIKAALVGQAQNAEVKRLTEASYTQNEEIKKISAWAAIFFAPTLVGTVYGMNFVHMPELHWIAGYPLALVLMVLGSAVLYVMFRRRGWL
- a CDS encoding carbohydrate kinase family protein, coding for MTRVVVVGDLMTDAVARARYPLARASDTPAVVTMHGGGSGANIASWLAVEGAEVAFIGRRGADITGRNRDMELMGYGVDARLVMDPERPTGTCVVLVTHKGERTMLSDPGANAALSPEDLPRDLFAQGGHLHLSGYTLINEGSREAGLASLEMARRAGMSVSVDCSSSAPLERTGAEPFLEWTQNAKLLFANADQAKVLTGRDEPAAAAKVLTAWFPQVVVKLNDEGALWYTNSRTEPVKVPAETVERVVDGTGAGDAFTAGFLPAWLEGKPPADALASGCRLASRAISHLGARPRL